Genomic DNA from Corylus avellana chromosome ca4, CavTom2PMs-1.0:
ttaattggccaatttatttatatatacatatgacaGTAGCAATTAACTTCCTCACATGTTCATAAATTAGCTCAATTgactacaaaaaaatgaaaaacactcAAACCCTAGACAATAAATTGTTCTTGACATATTTGAGTATACGCCAAGAAAAAGTTAAACTTTCATGGCATGTAATCAAATATGCGAGAAAAGTTTGAGCACATGTGCGAGAAAGTCTATCTTCATGACACATTATTTATCTATCAAGCTATCctaatagataaataatgtTCCAAGATCATATTTTTCTAGACACTTTCTTCATGGCAATTAATAATTACTTGGAATTAAAGGCGATAATTGTGTTTTCTATCAAAATAGCAACAAACTAGAGTtatgattaatttataaatagTGCTACATTTCAACCCAAGTCTAATGTTAAAAGTGTCACAAATACGCATGTTAATATATGTGAAGCCCAAAgaacttataaattataatcccATGTCTCTTCATAAAGAGGATGACGATTTGAcagaaaatttaattaaaaaaaaaaaaaaagactaaattcttacttttatcCTCTTTCTAATTCTAGCATTTGTCCAAGTGTGCCATGGGTGTAACCATGCACACATACCATCAAgagtggtggttcaatggcacaagaaaatttttaagtgaTTAAGACATGTATTAGGGTGTGAGTTCGAATATTCGCAATAGAAAATCTCCACATATGTTTTATTAGTATTAACAGCCTTTCATTCCCATTGATGTCTGGTGGGGCTGAAGGTCCCTTCTGTGCGGCTTTTAGCGGATATGTGCTACTATAGTCATGCCCAAGTAGAATAACTACAATTGGTCTCCCTAGCCTcccattttgaataaaataaataaaatggaggGGGGAGAGAGGAGGCTGGCATGTCCTTGGCCCAATTCATCCGTACTTGGCCCAAAATAAAAGCTTGGCTAATGATGAGGTCTTTATTAACAAAGGAGGAAATTGATATTTAAGAGCGATCAAGGCTGACGGACCCAAGTAGGGGCTTGGGACCCGGGTGGGCCATGGCCCCCttcccagttttttttttttttttttgcaaagtaCTCGTCCTCTTCTCTTAAAGATTTTTCGGAAGAAAAAtccctaaaaaattttaaaaaacaaaatttgtagAAGttaccacatttttttttacaaaaaagcCACGTCCCGGCCCCCAACGTTTCTGAAAATTACAACcgcaaaaaaaatttgaaacaaatgTGTGAGCTTCGATCTTTAGGTTTCTTCTCAAAGGCATATATTTTATAActcttttcattaaaaataattttatgatgCAATATATTTCTTAGTTTAGAtaccattcaattttttaaaaaattttcagacaattatatatatttaaagttGGAATTATCCTTTCTACTAGCTCATTATATGCACTTTGTAGAAACAAATTgtgccaataataataatttttttataatctgTCTCTTTAATTATCTCATGTACGaaatattttatagtttatataaagcatatttttatataagtatTTGAATGTTTAGTTATAAATCAATTgttaaaaagtatatattttttttagaattattcATGGGCCCCCTTATGTAAACGTTATAGTTTCATCCATATTCCAAGGAAGCCCTCCACATGCATGCTGTAGaagagcaagaaaaagaaagaaatgatgaaCAAGCTCTATAACTGTTATACAGCTCGATGATGTTGCACTAAAAATCAGTTTCTAGAtcagcatttaaaaaaaaaaaacttaaatggTAATCCAAAAGCTGATTTCATTGCTACGTCTTTTCAATTGTATGACAATCATATCGTACAAAAAtctactaaatagaattactcataatatatgaaaaatgacATTAATTGAAGGCaaatataagagaatgaatATTGGTACTTCATTTCTATtctatttctctattttgttgttAGCTGTGGGGCTTAAAGGTGTTGGGATGGTTTGGAGCAAATTAATTAGAGAGAATCCAATGCAATAGGAGgcaattataataaaataaatagcttAATTTCCTTTGACTTTGGGCATTACTTGTTGGCTAGTGCTAGAAGGTTGTTTATCCATAGCTTTGAATTCGAACTTGGAAAAACGTAAACCCACCTTTGGACAATTGAAACAATATTGTTGGGAGCCAAGTCAATTTGTTTGGGAGTTTTTTAGGCATATATGCTCAAGTTGCTCTCTGGACGCTTAAAGTCTCTTCAATATATATTCCCTATACGCCCGGGGCTTTATATATTAAGATTATTGGGCTAATGCAGAAGGAATTCCCTGTTAAAGACTTAGGCTCTCTAAGTTTCTTTCTTGGCATACATGTTACTCGAAGTTCTACAGGGATTCATCTCTGTCAAGCAAAATATGTTACTGACATCCTCCATAGAACCAAGATGATTGAAGCAAAGCCTGCAAAGTCTCCATGCCCATCTGGTTCTCAGTTGTCCAAATTAAATGGAGAGTCCCTGCTTGATCCTTTTGAGTATAAAAGTGTAGTAGGAGCTCTCCAATACTGCACTCTAACTCGACCTGATATAGCCTTCTCTGTGAATCAACTTTGTCAACATATGCACCATCCAACTGTTACTCACTGGTCAGCAATTAAAAGAGTTCTCAGATACCTCAAGAACACCCTCCACCATGGCTTGTTTTACTCCAGCTCAAATCTTCAACTGAATGCCTTTTGTGATTTAGATTGGGTTGGTTGTCCAGATGATAGGAGATCCACTTTTGGCTTTGCAATCTTCCTTGGTAATTGCTTAATCTTCTGGAGTTCAAAGAAACAACCTGTGGTCTCAAGATCAAGCACAGAGGCTGAGTATCGATCCCTTGCTATTACTACTAATGAGCTATTTTGGTTACGAATGTTatttcaagaaattcaaatttctctttcaaaggCTCCAGTTGTCTGGTGTGATAATGTCAGTGCACTATCCTTGGCTGCCAATCCCGTTTATCATGCTAGAACAAAGCATATCGAAGTTGATTATCAGAGAAAAAGTCCTCAACCGAGACATCATAGTATCCTTCATCTCCACAGCAGACCAAATTGCAGATGTGTTCACCAAGGGATTGTCTTCAGCTCGGTTTCTATTTCTAAAATCCAAGCTACAAGTGATTTCATCCCCTTTTTGCTTGAGGGGGCATGTTAAGCATACTGCTGATGAAGTCCCTGAAGAAGTTCCTGAAGcccctggtagtgcgatcgagcgcacttactACAAGGCAAATGTTTTTGGTAGTGCGATGGATCGCACTGCATCCTGAAGCCCATGGTAGTGCAATTGATCGCACTCCCTAGTGTGATCGATCAGACACCATCCTGAAGcccctggtagtgcgatcgatcgcacacgtgATCGTCTGAAGACTTCTATTCCTACTGCATCTCTCCCTTCTTTTCTTGTGGTTACATTAaacctttcttcttctcttgttaTTGCTTTTAGATTAGaattaagtcttattcttatattaggattatgttattagttttctagttcacatcaacttatgttatcaaagttggtgatggattatgattgtattgtcttttctatttaagttcaataagaaaGCAGCACAAAGATCATTCCGCAAAATCACGTTCTCTAAGAACTCTTTTATATAAATCATATAGCACCACTGCATGTCTGGTACAACCACAACCATGGCTCACCACATGATgttttccctctcttttctaCTAACCCTAGCAGCCATTGAAGGCATTAATGCAGTTGACTACGTAGTCACCAACACCGTCGGGACCACTCCCGGTGGAGTTCGCTTTAACAACGTTATTGGATCTGACTACAGTAGGCAAACCTTGATTTCCGCCACGGATTTCATATGGAGGACCTTTCAGCAAAACAATGCCGCCGACagaaagaatgtgcagaaagtGAGCTTGTTTATCGATGACAGGGATGGAGTTGCATTTACTAGCAACAACGAGATCCACGTCAGCGCGAGATACATCAACAGCTATTCGGGTGATGTGAAAAGAGAAATCACCGGCGTGCTTTACCATGAAATGACACATGTTTGGCAGTGGAATGGTAATGGGTTGGCTCCTAGAGGATTGATCGAAGGAATTACTGATTTTGTGAGGTTGAAGGCAGGATATGCGCCAAGCCACTGGGTGCAGCCTGGACGGGGTGATCGATGGGACCAAGGATACGATGTTACAGCTCGGTTCCTAGACTATTGCAATGATCTTAGAAATGGGTTCGTGGCGGAGTTgaacaagaaaaatgagaaGTGATTATAATGCTAACTTTTTTGTTGAATTGCTTGGAAAGTCTAGAGCAACTCTGGAGCAACTATAAAGCCAAGTATGGAAATTAAAAAGGGCTGATTAAGAGtttattaatatgattatattTGATGTATCCTGTATCATCATAtttgatgaaataaataaaatatcaaaataaatgtttttagacgattgcttatatatatatatatatcgttccTTTCCCATTCAGAGTTGGAGATTGTGCACATTTTACTGACATGAGACTATGAGAGCGTGTGAAATCCACTAAAATCCTTATAGTACTCCTATATAAACTTCTTCgattcacaaaaaaatataaagtggAAGCCCTCACTAGCTAAAAGATTTCgattaataaaatgatgcaaCAAAACTAATTTCCATCATACCAGTCTTGATAAAAATGTCACATATATCTAGTGATTCTAACGTTGGATGGAAGCAAGCTTTGTGGTGTTACAAAGTTGATTCAAATGCTATAAAGTCATTGTTCATAAAATTTTACTAATTACAACGTTTATAGGGTCAAAACGGACAGTAAAAAAAGACCGAAAAGCTTGACCGAATaacttgttttaagtttaggttcGAACAAGATTTAGATCGACTTGGCAGAATAGCTCGTCCTAAGTCAAATCAAACGCACAGCTTTGTGGGCTAGCCATTCCAAAcaataaaattgcataaatgTCTCCTGGGTCCATCCAGAGCAGAGGTTGTTCGTATGGTAAAGGTCAACATCTCAATCGTGGAGGCTTTATTTTGGTGGACTGACACATGTTCACCACTTAGACCACTCaaaatcatattatattattattaaaatcttGAAGACAAAGAATGAAAGGCACAGCGAGTAGCACTGTAGCAGCCATGGCATAAAACAAATTTTCGCACTAAACCCATATTGATGTCTGATATCTTTGGGTTAGAAACTTATATTGAtgtctaatttatatttaaacaatgaAATAACTCATGACAATCATCTAAAAACATTtattcatataatttatttatttatttcaccaattatgaTGATGCAGGATACATTATTTATCGTATTAATATAGTTCTAACCATCCCCTCTAATTTCCATACTTGGCTTTGTAGTCCCTCCAGAGCTGATCAACAGATTTTCCAAGTAGTTGAACAAAAAAATGAGCATTATAACCAGTCCTCATTTTCTTGTTCAACTCAGCCACGAACCCATTTCTAAGACTATTGCAATAGTCTAGAAACCGAGCTGTAACATCGTATCCCTGGTCCCATTTATCACCTTTCCCAGGCTGCACCCAGTGGCTTGGCGCGTATCCTGCCTTCAGCCTCACAAAATCAGCAATTCCTTCGATCAATCCTCCAGGAGCCAACCCATTACCATTCCACTGCCAAACATGTGTCATTTCATGGTAAAGCACGCCGGTGATTTCTCTTTTCACATCACCCGAATAGCTGTTGATGTATCTCGCACTGACATGGATCTCGTTGTTGCTAGCATATGCAACTCCATCCATGTCGTCGATAAACAAGCTCactttctgcacattctttctGTTGACGGCATTGTTTTGCTGAAAGGTCCTCCATATGAAATCCGTGGCAGAAACCAAGGTTTGCCTGCTGTAGCCAGATCCGATCTTCTTGTTAAAGCGAACCCCACCGGGAGTGTTCTCGGCGGTGTTGGTGACCACGTAGTCAACTGCATGAATGCCTTCAATGGCTGCCAGGGTTACTAGGAAAGAGAGGAAAAACATCATGCGGTGAGCCATGGTTGTCTTTctggttttctttttggttgctTTTGCACAAGAAATGCAGTGGTGCTCTATGATTTTTATAGGGAGTAAAGTCCTCGCACTACttaatttaattacatattattACGTGCGTTTAGGGTTTTAGCCATAATGGAAGGGAGAgacttcttcctctttttttggttttgtgcATGGCATTGACTTTGAccaatttattcaaaaaaaaaaaaaaaaaaaatcattgatcaTGATCTGGACAAGGGCCATTTGCCGGTAATTTTGAATGTTTGCTTTCTATAggaactttttttaaaatttattttttattattattatttttttacaaaaaaaagggaaagatttAGActaataacttttattttatgaggcgtggtcctAATCGGTTGAGTTAGAGACATGTATCGACATTACCTTTCCCTTATATATGAACTATGTTGTGAGGTACGGCTGAGTTATGTTGTGAGGTGGGGCTGCCAAACATTATTTTGGAGGGTGATTCTTTTCTAGTAATCCAAGTACTTCGAAATATGAGCAAAGATTGGAGCTCATACGGAGAGATTGTTGAGGATATACATAGTGTCTTATTCACAAGGAGGAGTTGGGTGGTGAGTCAAGTGAAGAGAGAAGCTAACATGGTTGCTCATTTATTGGCGAAACAATCTCTTCTTAATGCACAAGATATGATATGATTGGAGGAGAGTCCTGAATGTATTTTTTCTATTGTATCTTTAGAGCAACTTGCTCTTGTCTCTTGGAGTTTTTAAAACTCTGTTTCTATATGATATTCAAGAAGGTTTCTTGTTCAAAAATATATGAACTACTTAGATATGAGGCGTGGTCCTTAATCGATTatctaaattaaatatatgaAAACTACTTCAATAATTTTCTCTCCATCTACAATTTCAGTTTTGAATTGATGGTCCAATATTTAATTTTGTGTGAATTTATTTCTATGGCCCATTAATTTGAGTAGTAATTTTATCTGGAAAAAGTGGGGAtacaataaatattatttttttcgcTCGgtctcataaaaaattaaaaaaaaaaaaaaaaaaaggctcacgTGCATTATCAGCAACCATCATAATctaaaggaaattaattgtCCCATACACCCCTAAAGTTTTGGCCTTGTGATGGATAAGGATTAAGGACAGAAGTTTCTAATTTCAACAATTAACggtttttgtcaattttcggtatttttttaattgaatttataagGATGGGTggtgttcttttcttttctttttttggacaTTTAAGATTAAAGAACTTAAGTGAAAGCATGTCAatatatcatttaattaactCCACTCTCTTCTTAGTAACTATATATGCATCTTTTGATCACTTCTCTACAATATGTGATTTATTGGAATTTAATGCAAATTTCATAAtgggaaaaatcatatttagaccctaatttttcatcttatttgaaTTTAGTCAATGAGTTTACACTTTTAAGAATACAGCTCTTAGGTTTtgtctaaatttaaaaatatgttactCTGTCACTTTATTGTCAAAGTTAACCGTTTGTCATTTGTCACATGACTCATTTGACATGTTAGGAACACTTCACTTTATCGTCAACAAGTGTTAAGCcattcataacaaaaaaaagaccaacaaaaaaaatcaatttgacacataaaactttgaaaaatatataacttaAGAACCTAAAGAGCAAACACACAATAATAAAAGACTTCGGTTCCGTTGGCGTGGCATTACACTGGGGTGATGAGATGGATGTTGACGTGCCAAATGAGATAGATGTGGCAAATAACAAACTGTTAACTTTAATGGTAAAGTGACAAAATgatctatttttaaaattgggcgTGCAAAACCTAAGGACCTTATACTTAAAATTAGGGgtgcaaccgctaaccgcctagcggttagcggttagcggttagtggccggttagcggttagtaaaatagataaccgcccgctaaccgcttttttaaaattgggcttttttttttgggctttttgggcttttttttaccctcatttttttttcttgtatttttaatatcttcttgggcccaattgctataaatatttgaattgtcattagatcatatgattaagtgttgatcttataacttacaaacaaacaaaaatacttcaattgtagttataagtaacacattgtttaatccaatgtcaattatttaatttgatattatatgaatcacattgtcattgtcattgtacatgaataattgattaagtattggaattgtaattggatcatatagttaaatatttatcttatacatttatattattcaatatgcatataatataactataagcaattatatatatatatatatatatatatatataaaattcaaaattgttcaaaattgttaattttcttttttttgtttctttcaaaaaatggttaaatttctttttctaaaaaatgttcaaaaaatacattaatacttcaattgtgattataagtaacacattgttgaatctaatgtcaattacttaatttgatattatataatcatatagtctcattaaattatatcatacgattcatatgattaattatttaaattcttatcatatttacttataatcttttttctttgaattgaacttaatatctaatggtaaatggtaatgttcaaactcctaaatcctaaattcctaaagtatctaataatgctttaattaaattgtagatttgtagttataagtaacatattgtttaattcaattgaatcaattgtgattatcattgtacatgaatcatatgattaacttgtagacttatgacttatgagttatgtcatattatatatgtattatttattattatataatcatatgatttaatgatcaagtcatcatgtgatataatcatatcaattatagtgataatatataaattactaaaattataatgataatacattaatacttaaattgtgtttataagtaacacattggtcattgtttaatccaatgtcaattacttaatttgatattatacgaatcatatcatcattgtacattaataatatgattcacttgaagtcttgaataaagtatttgaattgtcattgaatcatatgattaactattgatattatacatttatattattcatatacatatgtagacttatatagacttataggtttataacatacattggaaataagtctctagatatttaattgttgtattagtatgaattagtatacttatgagttatgtcatattatatatgtataatttgttattatataatcaaatgatttaataatcaatctcatgtgatataatcatataaattatagtgataatatattaatactcaaattgtgatttaattatttttaaaaaaaattgtgatttaatgatcaagtgattatgttatatgtataaatatttttataattataattataaaaatatattatataaaaaggcggttagcggttacggttagtagacccaataaccgctaaccgctaaccgctaggcagttatggcggttaggcggttagcggttaatgcggttaaacggttaggcggttaggcggttggcggttatagcggttagcggttagcgggcggttaaaaaccgcccgcctttgcacccctacttaaaattgaaaactcatTAACTAAATTCAAAGAAGATGAAAACTACATGATTATGATCTGATTATtgtattctctatttttttttaaaaaaaatcttttattaatCTAAGGCTAAGAAGACATATATTTCACTTATTTAATGAAaggaatacttttttttttttttttttttttgaagaaaatgaaaggaataCTTAATTCCATTTAATTTGCACGAAatattgcattaaaaaaaattaatggaaaagattaTATTCCATTCTCTTGTTTAAGAAAActcccattaattaattagctgaGTAGAAGACTTGCAGAAATTAAAGAATAAGAAACTGGCCGCCGGCTCCCCACTATTAAATTCAAAGAGACAAATTTTCGAAAAAACTGGCGAAAAAACTGGCCGCTTCAAAGAGACAAATTCT
This window encodes:
- the LOC132177255 gene encoding uncharacterized mitochondrial protein AtMg00810-like → MQKEFPVKDLGSLSFFLGIHVTRSSTGIHLCQAKYVTDILHRTKMIEAKPAKSPCPSGSQLSKLNGESLLDPFEYKSVVGALQYCTLTRPDIAFSVNQLCQHMHHPTVTHWSAIKRVLRYLKNTLHHGLFYSSSNLQLNAFCDLDWVGCPDDRRSTFGFAIFLGNCLIFWSSKKQPVVSRSSTEAEYRSLAITTNELFWLRMLFQEIQISLSKAPVVWCDNVSALSLAANPVYHARTKHIEVDYQRKSPQPRHHSILHLHSRPNCRCVHQGIVFSSVSISKIQATSDFIPFLLEGAC
- the LOC132179535 gene encoding uncharacterized protein LOC132179535, with translation MAHRMMFFLSFLVTLAAIEGIHAVDYVVTNTAENTPGGVRFNKKIGSGYSRQTLVSATDFIWRTFQQNNAVNRKNVQKVSLFIDDMDGVAYASNNEIHVSARYINSYSGDVKREITGVLYHEMTHVWQWNGNGLAPGGLIEGIADFVRLKAGYAPSHWVQPGKGDKWDQGYDVTARFLDYCNSLRNGFVAELNKKMRTGYNAHFFVQLLGKSVDQLWRDYKAKYGN